From Verrucomicrobia bacterium S94, the proteins below share one genomic window:
- a CDS encoding DUF2961 domain-containing protein has product MGKVFCVFSAWITLLGGAWAGIGNYGLAALEHIEELPLIRRGVSAHQVSSFERNGGNADRNSWLYRDDQGDYVIFDEIGAGCIYRIWMTHGGPHPDYKENYASNTWVKIYIDDDVVPRFSCSIADLFSGTVDPFIKPFVGDKKDSSGGLYSYVPIAYATRCRITLDDIPGEEMRQAWSDDTYWMYYNITYHRFSSSDEVVSWTGTEDNESVLAQFNAVGQDPKPTDENIYYAGELTLGADTNCLVADLEGSGVVNSLVFEMPVINKQSWSNLWLSVTWDGQIESSWSVPLGEFFGSGFGQVSVNGLMVGMSNRTCYCYFPMPYWNSATISLENRGSSAVGNVPFRIGVGTNQFSSQLAGYFMAHHAVGSYTNGIITSDFIALNEVGRGHYVGINLASTGGEKSGNNGLAFLEGDERFYIDGCLTPQLHGTGNEDYFNCGWYYNQGSDLLPYHGTPIRSNPFSMSAENNWISAYRIHVGDVIPFNSSIKIGMEHGRVNEVGCRMSSVVYYYKQLGQSSGLSHCGNIDLGNAEDEALSEYQCYGSNEGSVTNTFSFTGDHQDVFLENTGYICTGSTFAVNIPSMNDGLLIRRIFDAGSGRQKARVFVDDAEVGEWYFADAGFSNEVTRWVQGEFYVPFEYTAGKTRSVLHFEADEGMTWNEYAYAVYAINPLVAANDMDADQLPDAWETTYFNNISCAMSDADDDADGMRNMDEFIAGTDPVDRYSYFSMSLNESSLSYNVISGRIYTVFFSTNLAEGATGWSAVRTNSTTTEGMIQENELVDTDQGFFKVRVRLP; this is encoded by the coding sequence ATGGGGAAGGTGTTTTGTGTTTTTTCGGCGTGGATTACTTTGTTAGGAGGTGCCTGGGCGGGGATTGGAAATTATGGTTTGGCCGCCTTGGAGCACATTGAAGAACTGCCTTTAATTCGTCGTGGTGTGTCTGCCCATCAGGTTTCAAGTTTTGAGCGGAATGGGGGAAATGCAGATCGCAATAGCTGGCTTTATCGGGATGATCAGGGCGACTACGTGATTTTTGATGAGATTGGGGCGGGGTGTATTTATCGAATTTGGATGACACATGGTGGCCCTCATCCAGATTATAAAGAAAATTATGCATCCAACACCTGGGTAAAAATTTATATCGATGATGATGTTGTTCCCCGTTTTTCGTGTTCTATAGCGGATCTGTTTTCCGGAACCGTTGATCCTTTTATAAAACCGTTTGTGGGAGATAAAAAAGACTCGAGCGGTGGGTTGTACTCCTATGTTCCGATTGCATATGCGACTCGGTGTCGTATTACGTTGGATGATATTCCCGGTGAGGAGATGCGTCAGGCATGGAGTGATGATACGTATTGGATGTATTATAATATAACCTATCATCGATTTTCGTCTTCTGATGAAGTGGTTTCATGGACGGGGACTGAAGATAATGAATCGGTTCTGGCTCAGTTTAATGCCGTTGGACAGGACCCGAAGCCGACGGATGAAAATATATATTATGCGGGCGAGTTGACGCTTGGGGCGGATACGAACTGTTTAGTTGCTGATTTAGAAGGAAGCGGTGTCGTAAACAGTTTGGTGTTTGAGATGCCGGTTATTAATAAGCAGAGCTGGTCAAATCTTTGGTTGTCTGTCACTTGGGATGGGCAGATCGAATCTTCGTGGTCGGTGCCTTTGGGAGAATTTTTCGGATCCGGGTTCGGACAGGTGTCGGTAAACGGTTTGATGGTCGGGATGAGTAATCGGACCTGTTATTGTTATTTCCCGATGCCTTATTGGAATTCAGCAACGATCTCTTTGGAAAACAGAGGAAGTTCTGCTGTGGGCAATGTTCCGTTCCGCATTGGGGTCGGAACAAATCAGTTCTCTTCACAGCTCGCCGGTTATTTTATGGCTCATCATGCGGTCGGTTCGTATACAAACGGCATTATCACATCCGATTTTATTGCTTTGAATGAAGTGGGCCGAGGGCATTATGTCGGCATTAATCTGGCAAGTACGGGGGGCGAAAAATCAGGAAATAACGGATTGGCTTTTCTGGAAGGGGATGAGCGGTTTTATATTGATGGATGCCTGACCCCTCAATTGCATGGAACGGGGAATGAGGACTATTTTAATTGCGGGTGGTATTATAATCAGGGTTCCGATTTATTGCCGTATCATGGGACGCCAATACGCTCCAATCCTTTTAGTATGAGTGCGGAGAATAACTGGATTAGTGCGTATCGGATTCATGTGGGGGATGTAATTCCCTTTAATTCTTCTATTAAAATCGGGATGGAGCACGGGAGGGTGAATGAAGTGGGCTGCAGGATGTCTTCGGTGGTCTATTATTATAAGCAGCTTGGGCAGTCCTCCGGTTTATCACACTGCGGAAACATTGATCTGGGAAATGCCGAAGATGAGGCGTTATCTGAATATCAGTGTTATGGATCCAATGAGGGAAGTGTTACAAATACCTTCTCTTTTACGGGAGATCATCAGGACGTTTTTCTGGAGAATACGGGGTATATTTGTACCGGTTCAACGTTTGCAGTGAATATTCCTTCAATGAACGACGGATTATTGATCCGCCGTATTTTTGATGCCGGAAGTGGTCGGCAGAAGGCGCGTGTTTTTGTGGATGATGCGGAGGTCGGTGAATGGTACTTTGCTGATGCCGGTTTTTCGAATGAGGTGACTCGGTGGGTACAAGGGGAATTTTATGTCCCGTTTGAATATACTGCCGGTAAAACCCGTAGTGTTTTGCACTTTGAAGCGGATGAAGGGATGACCTGGAATGAATATGCTTACGCTGTTTATGCTATAAATCCTTTAGTTGCTGCGAATGACATGGATGCAGATCAATTACCGGATGCATGGGAAACAACTTATTTTAATAATATAAGCTGTGCTATGAGCGATGCGGATGATGATGCCGATGGGATGCGCAATATGGATGAGTTTATTGCAGGAACTGATCCCGTTGACCGGTATTCATATTTTTCCATGAGTCTGAATGAGAGTTCGCTTTCTTACAACGTTATCAGTGGGCGCATTTATACCGTGTTTTTTTCAACCAACTTAGCGGAAGGTGCAACGGGATGGAGTGCTGTTCGTACGAATTCAACAACGACTGAAGGCATGATTCAGGAGAATGAGTTGGTGGATACTGATCAGGGATTTTTTAAGGTCAGAGTGCGTCTGCCATGA
- a CDS encoding glycosyltransferase: MLDKEHTERRRTNVLGVGVSSLNMNDAVQDLLVARARGQKGYVCVTGVHGVIESQRDPELRKIHNRSFLTVPDGMPTVWMGREQGFTKMGRVYGPDLMLRVFEATANPVSGRSCEGMDRQGLKPEAEGVKRGSGALESNYLYPSQDETGGLDVGAAVEDEMMKSPRLRTHFLYGATEEVLVRLKRNLETRFPGVQIVGMYAPPFRALNEGEEEELRKIVSECKPDFFWVGLSTPKQEKFMSSHDPRLSDPNYRPHRSGLNEHPLEAGIMLGVGAAFPIHAGLQKDAPEWIKNSGLQWLYRLCQDPKRLWRRYLYIVPVFLWLATLQVLGIKTYEISSE; encoded by the coding sequence GTGTTAGATAAAGAACATACTGAGCGGCGACGTACTAATGTGTTGGGTGTCGGGGTGTCTTCTCTCAACATGAATGATGCGGTTCAGGATTTGTTGGTTGCCCGGGCTCGGGGTCAGAAGGGATATGTTTGTGTGACCGGAGTGCATGGGGTGATTGAGTCGCAACGTGATCCTGAGTTGCGGAAAATCCATAACCGATCTTTTTTAACGGTGCCGGATGGTATGCCAACGGTTTGGATGGGCCGGGAACAGGGGTTTACAAAAATGGGCCGGGTGTATGGGCCGGATTTAATGCTTAGGGTTTTTGAGGCGACTGCTAATCCTGTGTCGGGCCGGAGTTGTGAGGGGATGGATCGGCAAGGGTTAAAGCCTGAAGCTGAAGGCGTTAAGCGAGGTTCGGGGGCGTTGGAATCGAACTACCTCTATCCCTCTCAGGATGAAACGGGGGGGTTGGATGTTGGTGCTGCTGTGGAGGATGAAATGATGAAGTCTCCTCGATTGCGCACCCATTTTTTATATGGCGCAACCGAGGAGGTGTTGGTCCGCTTGAAAAGAAACCTGGAAACCCGTTTTCCCGGGGTTCAGATTGTCGGTATGTATGCGCCTCCATTCAGAGCCTTGAATGAGGGGGAGGAAGAGGAGCTCCGGAAAATCGTTTCTGAATGTAAACCTGATTTTTTCTGGGTAGGACTTTCGACGCCCAAGCAGGAAAAATTCATGTCGAGTCATGATCCCCGTCTGTCTGATCCAAATTATAGGCCTCATCGTTCCGGGTTAAACGAACACCCTTTGGAGGCCGGCATTATGCTTGGGGTTGGAGCGGCGTTTCCTATTCATGCCGGATTGCAGAAGGATGCGCCGGAATGGATTAAAAATTCCGGGTTACAGTGGCTTTATCGGTTATGTCAGGATCCTAAACGACTCTGGCGACGGTACCTTTATATTGTTCCGGTGTTTCTCTGGCTGGCGACGCTTCAGGTTTTAGGAATTAAAACGTACGAAATATCCTCTGAATGA